The Parvibaculum sp. genomic interval ACCAATTCACCCGCCAAATCAATGGTTTGGCGGGTTTTTCATTGCCTGAAAGGCCGAAAAAGCGTGTTGCAGGCTCCTGCAACGCACTACCATATTTTTCAATACGTTACGGAGGGGTGTCCGCTCCTCCACGCAACACCGGTGCAACACGAAAGGCGACATTTGTTCGCTATGCGTTCTTGGGAGAAAGGCAGCCGAAATGGGGCGCCTCATCGCCCCAACTTTCTGACGACGCCCCGCTCGACCGTCCTCCTCGGCAGTTGAAGCCCCGCCTCCTGGCCTTCGCTCGCGAATAGCTCCAGCCCGGGTTCATCGGGATAGCCCGCCCGCCTGTACACACAGGGTCGGACATAGGCGATGAAGCTTGGGCTCCCCCATTGGGCAATCTCATAATAGCCGGGGCCGTCATATTTGGGCTCGCTCGTCATGGCCGCGCCTCCCGGAGCTGGGAGAACAGCACCAAGGCCTTACGGGCCAGCCCGTTGGCCTGGAGCGCGCTCCAGATGATGGCAGCTTCGTTCTGAGCGTCCCCTTCGAAGCGCTCACGCTCGATCGTCAGCATCTCAACGAGTCGTGTCACGTGACACAGGTCGCAAAGCGTGGCCTCCAGATCCACCGAGCTCACGGCATACCGTTTGCGGCTGTCGTCAGGCATGCCGCGCGGCTTCTTTCGTTGCCCTGCTAGACCGGTGGCATATTTCGCCCCGTCAGCCTCCATGGCCTCCGCTGGCGTTTCTTCGGGCATCAGGAATTTGGGCAAGCCTCGGGCGGCTGCCGGAACGGTACGGTTCGGCATTGAGATTGCTTCTGTGAATTGATTTCGCTACTGTGTGTTAATGATAACGCATATTTTCGCTACGTAAAGTCGAAAATATGATAAGGTAGCGAAATGACACCAGCTCAATGCAAGATGGCACGCGCCGGCCTTGGTCTAGGCGTTCGAGAGCTAGCCGACCTCGCGAAGGTCAGCACGAACACCATCACCCGTTTGGAAGCGGGCGAGGAACTCAAAGAGCGCACCGTTGACGCTATTCGCCATGCCCTTGAGGCCGCTGGCGTCGTCTTCCTCGCTGACGGGGAGACATCGACAGGCGGGCCAGGGGTGAGGCTGAGGAGCGACGCATGACCAATGGAGATCAGCCTGGGCCATCCGTGCACCTAGCACTGACATCGGATGAGGCGTTGGTTCTCTTTGAATTTCTCAGCCAGGTTTTAGATAGGCGAGAGCTCAGCCATGTGGCAGGTGACGCTGAACGCCGTGTTCTCTCGGCTATGGTGTGCGATCTGGAAACGACGCTAAGCGCCCCATTGGCAGCTGATTATCATCTCCAGCTCGCCGCCGCGCGGCAGCGCATCGCGCATTCGGCGGAAGGCCTGAAGCCGGACGAGCTGAGCGCGGAGAACGACGGGTGAGGGATCGCACGCTGCGACCATTTATGCAGCGTGCTACGTGTTGACATATGTTTACACACCGGGGGGCATCGGTTATAACATGGCGAAACGGCCACGACATCCTGACAAGCACGTTGAGGAAGCTGTTGCTTATGCCGAGGGCAAAGGATGGCGGTTCGTAAAAGGCGAAAATCACTGTTGGGGTAGGCTTTTCTGTGCACACGCCACAAGAGAGGGATGCCGGATTTCTGTCTATTCGACGCCAACGAACCCATTCAATCACGCTAAGGCCATTAAACGCACCGTTGATAAATGTGACCATGAGGAGGGGGACGATGCAAACGCATGAATTCACTATCATCGCCTCTGGCCTCGATCCGGAAGCAGCGGATTTCGAGGACCGCTTTTATGAGGCTGGCTGCGGTGACGCGACTATATCAATTCAAAAAGGGGCTATTGTTCTCGATTTTTCGAGAGAAGCTAAGACATTTATTTCTGCCGTGATCACGGCAATAAGGGATGTAATGAAAGCAGGCGCGCGAGCGGAACGCATTGAGCCCGACAACTTAGTAAGTACATCAGAAATTGCTAGTCGCGCGAGCCTCACGCGAAGCGCTGTTTCTCATTACACCACGGGCAAGCGGGGGTCTAACTTTCCTCCCCCAGTTGCACGCGTCACGACGGAGAGCCCGCTTTGGGATTGGGCTGAGGTCGCTCACTGGATGTATCGCCACGATCTTGATTTTAGCCTTGTCCGAGTCGTTAAGGCTAAAATCGTTCGTGATGCGAACGTGTTGGTGGAAGTGTACGCGCAAGGCGCCGTGTCCGGGCATTCCATGCGCGTGAGCGGTCCGCTCATGAAGGTGGCGAAGAAAATCACTCAACCTTCGGGAAAGCCGGCGTCAACTTCATCCGGAACGACAAAACGGTATGAGCCGCGTCAAAGGGTGGCTGCAAGTCATTGATTTCGAACGGCGCAAAATTGCGCTCACGGGCAAGCCCTTGATATCGCACACGGAACGTAGAATTGCGTTCCGTGCCTCACGCGGCCCTGCGCTCGTCCATCAGCGCGATCCTCTCCGCAAGCCAACGCCCGAGGCGGGCCACGTCGAGAAGAACGCTGACGGTCGGCAGCTCATCGAATGCGTCGAGCGAGCGGCTGGCATCGATATGGATCACCTCCGCGTCACCATCGCGGCCCATGGCAAGCGCCACCCAAAGCGGCCGGCTGAGGTCATAGAGGCGCAGGGCTTGGCCTTGCTCGAGGTGGTGAATGCTGATGATGGCCGCGATCGTCTCGATAACGGCCTTGCCGGCGCCGGCTGGCGAGATCTCCGAGCGGGATAGAGCCCGCGTCACCGCCAGTTGCACGAGCTCCCGGAAGCTATAGCGACGATAGCGGCCTTGCCCCTCGCCAGGATCGAGAGCAATACGCACGAGATGCCCGACCACGGGCTCAGTCACGCCAAGGATTGCGGCAACCTCCGGCCGGCGAAAGCTGCGCTCGTGAAGCGGGAGCATGGGCGACCTCATAGGAATAGCAGCCCGTCCGGGCGCTCAGTCTCATAGATGCGCAAGGCGTTGCTCTCGCCCGCCTCAGCCTGCGACACGGCCATGGCCGCCGCCACGATGAGGTCAACCGAACCCTTGCTTTTGGTCTTGCGGATGAAGGGCAGCGAGGTGCCGTCCGAGATATCGACATGGGCGCTCTGTATGTTCCAGCGGAGAACGGGGGAGCCGTCATGGCGAATGCGGCGGGCGATGAAGAGGCGTTGCAGGATGGCATAGGCCGGTCCCAGCAAGCTGCGAAGCTGGGGAAACTCCACCATGGGAAGGTCATCCTCAGCGAGCCGGGAGGCCAGGCGCACCGCGAATTTCGGATCATAGGCGATGCTTTGCACGTCGTAGAGCGCATTCAGCTCGCGAAGCTTCGCCTCGATCGCGTCATCCCCGATGATATCGCCGGGTAGCACGGTGAGATGCTGGTCTCTCTCCCATTGGCGCATAGGCAGGCTGGTTTCAGCCTGGCGCTTGCGCAACGCTGTTTCCGGCAGGATCGGAAACGGCAGGATGAGGAAGTCTTCCCCGCGGCGGAAGCAGACGACGATGGCGGTGAGGTCGTAGGTCCGGCTCATGTCGAGCCCGA includes:
- a CDS encoding helix-turn-helix domain-containing protein: MTPAQCKMARAGLGLGVRELADLAKVSTNTITRLEAGEELKERTVDAIRHALEAAGVVFLADGETSTGGPGVRLRSDA